In Massilia sp. METH4, the genomic window GCGCAGGAATAACAATCAAGAACACTTGTTTGACACTCGGCCCATGGCATCTGCCATGGGCTTTTTCTTTGGCCCTGTTCGTCGAGAACAGCGCCTTTCTTCGCGCTGCCGATCCTGACAGCACCTTTTCCCTTTCCCGAGCATCTGTGTGTGTGCGCGCACGCACGCCTTCGGCTGTGCACGCTAACGTGGCGTTTGTCATGAACACACTGGAAAGGGCCACGCCATGGGAGCTCCCGCGCGCTGCCCGCTGACGATCACCGTCAACGGGCAACAGCACACGATGGATATTGAAGCCTGGGTCACCCTGCTCGACCTGCTGCGCGAGCGCATGGGATTGACCGGCACGAAAAAGGGTTGCGATCACGGCCAGTGCGGGGCCTGCACGGTGCTTGTGGACGGGCGGCGCATCAATTCCTGCCTGACCCTGGCCGTGATGAACGACGGCCGCGAGGTGACGACCATCGAAGGGCTGGCGCAGGGCGACACGCTGCACCCGCTGCAGCAGGCGTTCATCGAGCACGACGCGTTCCAGTGCGGCTACTGCACGCCCGGCCAGATCTGTTCCGCCGTGGGCCTGATCAACGAGAACCGCGCCAAATGTTCGGCGGAGGTGCGCGAACTCATGAGCGGGAACATCTGCCGCTGCGGCGCCTATCCGCAGATCCTGCGCGCCGTATCGCAAGTGGCCGGCATTCCGGCCGACAGCGAGAACGCCGAAGGGCCGGTCATCACCGGAACGGTGCCCGCATGAACCCGTTCGCCTACGACCGCCCCGCGACCGTCGACGCCGCGCTGCGGGCGATCGCCGCCAATGCCGATGCCGGCGGCGCCACCGCCAACCAAAACGAGATCCGCATGGTGGCCGGCGGCACCAACCTGCTCGACCTGATGAAGGAAGGCGTGACGCTCGCTCCGCACCTGGTCGACATCAACCGCCTGCCGCTGGACGGCATCGAGGAAACGCCGGGTGGCGGCCTGCTGCTGGGCGCGACTGCCCGCAATGCCGACACCGCATGGCATCCGCTGGTGGAACAGCGCTATCCCCTGCTGTCGGCCGCGATCCTGGCCGGCGCCTCGCCGCAGCTGCGCAATATGGCCAGCAATGGCGGCAACCTGCTGCAGCGC contains:
- a CDS encoding 2Fe-2S iron-sulfur cluster-binding protein, whose amino-acid sequence is MGAPARCPLTITVNGQQHTMDIEAWVTLLDLLRERMGLTGTKKGCDHGQCGACTVLVDGRRINSCLTLAVMNDGREVTTIEGLAQGDTLHPLQQAFIEHDAFQCGYCTPGQICSAVGLINENRAKCSAEVRELMSGNICRCGAYPQILRAVSQVAGIPADSENAEGPVITGTVPA